The DNA region GATACAGATGGGCCGAGGCGAGGCGGGCCAGGGCCTCCCGCGCCCGCGGCGAGGGGCCGTAAGGGTTCTCGTTGCCGTCCAGCTTGACGATGCGCTCCGGCGGCAACCCTAGCTCCCGCGCCACCTCCTCCGGCGGGTCTATGGGCTCGTACCCCTCCATCGCGCGCAGGTGGGGGCGGGCCAAGGGCGGCAGACAGGGATCGCTCATGGCCGTCGGTAGCGGGCCTCGATGGCCAGGGCATGGCCCGTCAGGCCCTCGGCCCGGGCCACCCGAGCGGCTGCAGGCCCCAGCCGAGCCGCCTCTTCGGCTGAAAGCCCCACGTAGGCCGTGACCTTCAGGAAGTCCCACACGCCCAGGGGCGACGAGAAGCGGGCGCTGCCCCCGGTGGGCAGGACGTGGCTGGGGCCGGCCGCATAGTCGCCCAGCGACTCGGCCGACATGGGCCCCAGGAAGACGCAGCCGGCATTGCGCACCCGCCCCAGCCAGGCGGAGGCATCGGGCAGGTGGAGGCACAGGTGCTCGGGCGCCAGCTCGTTGGCCAGCTCCAGCGCCTCCTCCAGGCTATCGACGACAGCTATCATGCCCCGTCCCGTCAGGGAGGCACGCGCTACCTCCCGCCTCGCCAGCGAGTCCAGCCTCGCCTCCACCTCCTGCAGAACGGCGCTGGCCAGGGCCTCGTCGGTGGCGATGAGTATGCAGGTAGCCAGCTCGTCGTGCTCGGCCCCCGCCATCAGGTCGGCTGCCACCAGGGACGGGTCGGCCGTAGCATCGGCGACGATGACCGTTTCCGAGGGGCCGAAGAGGCCATCGATGCCCACCTGGCCGAAGAGCCGCTTCTTGGCCGTCGCCACAAAGACGTTGCCGGGGCCACATATCTTATCGGCCCTCGGTATCGACTCGGTGCCGTAGGCCAGGGCGGCGATAGCCTGCACACCCCCGGCACGGTAGATGCGCTGCACGCCAGCGATATGGGCCGCCACCAGCTTGACGGGCGCCACCGAGCCGTCCGGGCGGGCAGGGGTACACATGACCAGCTCTTCCACCCCCGCCACCCGCGCCGGCACTGCAATCATGAGCACGGTGGAGGGATACACGACGGCGGTTCCGGGGGCATAGATGCCCACCCGCTGCAGGGGCCTCACCAACTGCCCGCAACCGTCGGCCTGGAAGGGGCGCTGGGCATGTTCCAGCTGCCGACGGTGGTAGGCCTCCACCCGCTCGCTCACCTGGCGCAGGGCCTCCACCAGCTGCGGCTCGACCTGGGCGTAGGCTGCCTCCACCTCTTGAGGCGCGACCAGCAGCGGTACTTCCTCGGGCACGCCGTCCAGCAGGGCGTTGTAGCGGGCCACCGCCGCATCGCCCTCCCGTCGCACCTCGTCCAGCACCCGCTCCACCACCTGTTCCACCGTCAGCTCCTGCCCGAAGGTCTCGACGATGCGGCGGCGGACAGCGGGAGGGAGGTCTTCCTCCACAGGGGGGCAGGCCCGCAGCCACTCCAGGGCTGCCCTGAGCCCGCGCACTACGCGCAAAGGTACCTCCTCACGGCCTCCAGGCCCCTGGCCACCGAGTCGTCCAGGAAGGCCTGGACACGCTCCCACGACAGGTAGCGGACGGCCTCTTCGGCTACATCGGGCAGCAGACGCAGGAAGTCCTCCAGCGCCTCGGCCGTCTCGATGCCCGCGTCCTTCAGGTAGCGGCTGGCTATGCGACCGAAGCGGTCCCAGCTGGGCGGCTGCTCCAGCAGCTCTCGCACCAGCTGGCGCCAGCGCCGCAGCGTCTCGTCGTCGATGAATCCCACCTGGAGGGCCACCTCGTCCTGCGCCAGCTCGCCCACGATATGCCGCACCAGTTCGGCGTCGCTGCGGCCGCGCAGGTCCAGAGACCACTGCAGCGCCCGGTCCATGATGTTGGCCCAGGGCCGGCCGCCCAGGGGGGACCGCTCACCGAAAAAGGGGCGGTACACCTGGGTGATCCATGTCTCGTCCATCACCAGGTGTGTAATGTATCCGGCCACGAAGGAGGCCGTCCTGGGCTCGAGGCGGGACGCCTCGGCGAGGTGCGGATGGGTGCGGAACAGCCCCTCTACCCCGCTCTGCTCGTCGAAGTTGTCCAGGTCGAAGAAGTGGGTCTGGCGCCTGTCCCAGCGGGTGATGACGCGGATATCGGGGGCGGTGGCGCCCAGGTAGAGGGCGCCCCGCTCCCTGTCCAGCAGACTGCTTCCGAGGCGGTCGGCGATGTCCTTGGCCACGACCGTGTGCAGGCCCAGGGGCGGCATTGGTGTCACCCGACTACATTCTAGCAGAGGCGGCTACTGCCCCACGGGCCAGTCGCTCCAGCAGGGACGACAGTAGCCGCCCCCGTGGGCCCTGAAGGCTGCCCCGCCGCACGATGACGCAGGTGGTGGAGCGGAAGAGGACATCGATGGCCTTGAGCTGATTCTCGACCAGGGTCCGTCCCGTCTCGGTTCCCTCGATGAGCAGTTCGGCGTCCTCGGGCACGAAGCCCTCCGAGGCCCCGGCAGTGGGGATGACGCGATAGCGCCAGAAATGGCGGCTGCGAGCGTAGTGATCGGCGATGCTGACGAATTCCGAAGCGATGCGCACCGTCCCCACCCCTCGCTCTCGCCAGTAGCGCAGCGCGTCGGCCAAGCTTTCGGCGGGCAGGTCGGCTGCCACCACGGCGCTGACGTTGAAGGCGCCTCGGCCCAGGTCGAGGGCCATTTCCACCGGGCTGGACGGGAAGCGGTAAAGGTGCTCCAGCAGGCAGTCGCGGCCGCTGACGGCCAGGTCGAAGTTGCCCAGTGCCACCATCTGGGGCATGTCCTGGGGCCGCACCACCTTGACCTCCACCCCCTCCAGGCGCGAGCGGGGGCGTCGCTCGCCCTCCGCATAGCCCTCGAACTCCAGTCCTGCCTCGGCCAGGGCCTCCAGCACGTGCCGCTGCTGGTGGCCGTCGGGGAGGGCGATGCGCACCGTCGTCCGCTCCTGGGGAGGAGCAGCGGGCGCCACCCGCGTCAGGGACAGGGGCGGGGG from Dehalococcoidia bacterium includes:
- the hisG gene encoding ATP phosphoribosyltransferase, with protein sequence MIKLALPTGDLRRPLAALLERAGLRVQGYGEGSRAYRLPAEGDGPLRVRVFRERDIPIQIALGNYDIGICGLHWVEEFLCRYPRGDVVRLGGLPVGGTSVWVAAASGQWGGLRDLAGRWGVRIVSEFPNLAEAFALAARLPAYRVVPVWGAAEAYPPEDADLAVVAATDESALAAQGLAPLHRLLQGRAWVIVNRHSLRGKDMGWLLSLLADCGLEAGEGLSLPPPLSLTRVAPAAPPQERTTVRIALPDGHQQRHVLEALAEAGLEFEGYAEGERRPRSRLEGVEVKVVRPQDMPQMVALGNFDLAVSGRDCLLEHLYRFPSSPVEMALDLGRGAFNVSAVVAADLPAESLADALRYWRERGVGTVRIASEFVSIADHYARSRHFWRYRVIPTAGASEGFVPEDAELLIEGTETGRTLVENQLKAIDVLFRSTTCVIVRRGSLQGPRGRLLSSLLERLARGAVAASARM
- the hisD gene encoding histidinol dehydrogenase, which encodes MRGLRAALEWLRACPPVEEDLPPAVRRRIVETFGQELTVEQVVERVLDEVRREGDAAVARYNALLDGVPEEVPLLVAPQEVEAAYAQVEPQLVEALRQVSERVEAYHRRQLEHAQRPFQADGCGQLVRPLQRVGIYAPGTAVVYPSTVLMIAVPARVAGVEELVMCTPARPDGSVAPVKLVAAHIAGVQRIYRAGGVQAIAALAYGTESIPRADKICGPGNVFVATAKKRLFGQVGIDGLFGPSETVIVADATADPSLVAADLMAGAEHDELATCILIATDEALASAVLQEVEARLDSLARREVARASLTGRGMIAVVDSLEEALELANELAPEHLCLHLPDASAWLGRVRNAGCVFLGPMSAESLGDYAAGPSHVLPTGGSARFSSPLGVWDFLKVTAYVGLSAEEAARLGPAAARVARAEGLTGHALAIEARYRRP